A single region of the bacterium genome encodes:
- a CDS encoding DinB family protein gives MHAQLQSVMEDLQRSEDELHAFAAGADEDGWNRRPGPRRWSASECVEHLNLSSEAILPEFWRAMERARSAGEATPRPLRLGLTGWLLVKGSGPGWSPRVKTRTGFEPRHHGSVGDVRDRFLALQDELRVCLRAADGLAIDQARVISPFDGRVSYNLYAGFRLVAAHQARHLRQAGEALGLR, from the coding sequence ATGCACGCCCAGCTGCAGTCGGTGATGGAGGACCTGCAACGGTCCGAAGATGAACTGCATGCCTTTGCGGCCGGGGCGGATGAGGATGGGTGGAACCGTCGGCCAGGGCCGCGGCGCTGGTCGGCGTCAGAATGTGTGGAGCATCTCAACCTCAGTTCGGAAGCCATCCTGCCCGAGTTCTGGCGCGCCATGGAGAGGGCGCGATCCGCCGGCGAGGCGACGCCGCGTCCCCTTCGCCTGGGTTTGACGGGTTGGCTGCTGGTGAAAGGATCGGGGCCCGGCTGGAGCCCACGGGTGAAGACGCGCACTGGATTCGAGCCGCGTCATCATGGCTCCGTGGGGGACGTGCGGGACCGCTTCCTGGCGCTGCAAGATGAGCTGCGAGTCTGCCTGCGGGCCGCCGATGGCCTGGCCATCGATCAAGCCCGGGTCATCTCGCCCTTTGACGGTCGGGTATCCTATAACCTCTACGCCGGGTTCAGGCTGGTGGCCGCGCATCAGGCGCGGCACTTGAGGCAGGCGGGGGAGGCGCTGGGGTTGCGGTAG
- a CDS encoding radical SAM protein has protein sequence MNITEIFHSLQGEGPHQGFPTVFVRFTGCDLRCSWCDTAYAFHGGRAMTIEEILAAVMAFRCRRVCLTGGEPLLQKDLPRLAEALVDNGLLVSVETGGHRPLATLPARLTLVVDVKCPGSGEGGRFLEENLRLLKPGDELKFVVADWADLDFALEFCRSRQIPAGVTSRISPAWGALDLPELARRILASGQDVSLALQQHKLIWGAEARGV, from the coding sequence ATGAACATAACCGAGATATTCCACTCCCTGCAAGGCGAAGGCCCCCACCAGGGCTTTCCCACCGTCTTCGTGCGCTTCACCGGCTGCGACCTTCGCTGCTCCTGGTGCGACACGGCCTATGCCTTCCATGGCGGACGCGCCATGACGATCGAGGAAATCCTGGCGGCTGTGATGGCCTTCCGGTGCCGGCGCGTCTGTCTCACCGGCGGCGAACCCCTGCTGCAGAAGGATCTGCCCCGGCTGGCGGAAGCCCTGGTGGACAATGGCTTGCTTGTATCGGTGGAGACAGGGGGACATCGCCCGCTTGCCACCCTGCCTGCCCGCCTGACGCTGGTGGTGGATGTGAAATGTCCAGGCTCCGGCGAAGGCGGCCGCTTCCTTGAGGAGAACCTGCGTCTGCTCAAACCAGGCGACGAGCTGAAGTTCGTGGTGGCGGACTGGGCCGACCTGGATTTCGCGCTTGAATTCTGCCGCAGCCGCCAGATACCGGCCGGCGTGACCAGTCGCATCTCACCGGCCTGGGGCGCCCTGGACCTTCCCGAATTGGCGCGCCGCATCCTGGCAAGCGGTCAGGATGTGTCCCTGGCCCTGCAGCAACACAAACTCATCTGGGGAGCGGAGGCCCGGGGCGTATGA
- the queC gene encoding 7-cyano-7-deazaguanine synthase QueC, giving the protein MERAVVLVSGGMDSCVTLAEALASGREPWLMHVQYGQRTQRRERQAFEALAEFYHIPDRRRLVVDISHLAAMGGSSLTDPDEAVSDGRLDAPGVPRTYVPFRNGNLLAIAGSWAEVIAATTIWLGVVEEDGSGYPDCRLDFIRAMESTLRLGTAGAGGIRIETPLIKLDKAGIVRRGMALEAPFHLTWSCYRAQEEACGTCDSCLLRLRGFRLAGRPDPIPYAAP; this is encoded by the coding sequence ATGGAGCGGGCGGTCGTGCTGGTCTCGGGGGGCATGGACAGCTGTGTCACCCTGGCGGAGGCCCTGGCCTCGGGTCGTGAGCCCTGGCTCATGCACGTGCAGTACGGACAGCGCACCCAGCGCCGAGAGCGACAGGCCTTCGAGGCGCTGGCCGAGTTCTACCACATCCCGGACCGCCGCCGCCTGGTGGTGGACATCTCCCATCTGGCCGCCATGGGCGGTTCCTCCCTGACCGACCCCGATGAAGCCGTCAGCGACGGGCGCCTGGATGCCCCCGGTGTCCCCCGCACCTACGTGCCCTTCCGCAATGGCAACCTGCTGGCCATTGCCGGCAGCTGGGCCGAAGTCATCGCCGCCACCACTATTTGGCTGGGCGTGGTGGAGGAGGACGGCTCCGGCTACCCCGACTGCCGCCTGGACTTCATCCGGGCCATGGAGTCGACTTTGCGCCTGGGCACCGCCGGCGCCGGCGGGATTCGCATCGAGACGCCCCTCATCAAGCTGGACAAGGCCGGCATTGTTCGCCGCGGCATGGCGCTGGAAGCGCCCTTCCACCTTACCTGGAGCTGTTATCGCGCCCAGGAGGAGGCCTGCGGAACCTGTGACTCCTGCCTGCTGCGCCTGCGGGGCTTCCGGCTGGCTGGGCGGCCGGATCCCATTCCCTACGCAGCGCCCTGA